The genome window TTTGCCCGTATACATCTGCAATTTTATCGGAGAATCTTAACGCGTATTTCCATGCAGTTTCATCCATCATCTCTCCAGCTGTAGCTATGAACTCTACTCTTGGCAGTTTTACATCTAATTTCTGTAAAGTTCTAAGAAGTGTGGGGGATGTAAATAGTACTTTAGGTTGTAATTCGTCAATTATTTTTGGTAATCTCTCTGGTGGATAATCTGGTGCTCCTTCCATAAATGCTAATGTGGAACCATGCATTAGAGTTCCATACATTATTCTTGAGAACGTTATCCATCCTACATCTGCAGTTGTTAGAACTATATCGTTGCTTTTCAATGAAAACATTAGGTCAAATACCGTATAATCCCCTACCATCCAAGCTCCATGTGGCAAGATCACACCTTTAGGTTTACCTGTTGTCCCGGAAGTATACATTATTTTTAGTGGTTCATTACTTTCTATTTTCTCAAATTCTTTATATTCCCTTGAATAATCAAATTGTGAATCTCTTGGAAGTACTATGTTGGCTAAGCTAGTGTACAGTTTTATTTCCTTTCCTCTTCTGAATGTCTTGTCCGCGGATATTACCAATTTAGGTTCCAGATCTGAAATTCTATTTGTAATGGCGTTTACTCCTAATCCTGCAAAGATAAGCGTGTAAATTACTCCTAGTCTAGCCGCAGCTAATATTGTAGCTATTGTATGTATTGAGTTAGGCATGTAAATTGCGATCCTATCTCCTCTTCTAATCCCTTTATCTAATAATAATCCACTAATCATTGAGCTCATATTGTTTAACTCATCGAAGGACACTTCATCTCCCTTGTATTTACCCTCCTGATAAAATATTAGCGCCTTCCCAGCGTGATTAAGTGAATTATATGCAATATTTGTAGTACCGTTAACGAACCATTTAGCTATGGGTAGTTGTTTATTTTTCTCAATTACTTTTTCCCATTTCTTAAAGAATGATAGTTTATTGGCAAAGGTTTCCCAGTAGTTTTCTGGTTTTTCTAAGGAAAGGTCGTAAAGCGTATAGTAGTCCATATCTTTTACTTATTATAACTTTTTAATTTGTTTTTATGATTATGAGAAGCGTGGTTATATTTACTCCATTATTTTTCTTTTTACCACTTTTCCACCACAATATGGGCATTCTCTGTGGTCTATGTTAAATTCTCTCTTACAGTCAATGCAGATATATTTAAATTTAAAAGATTTTTCTACTTTTTTATTAATCTTTACTGAAGAGAATTGTATTCCAAGATGTTTAAGTGTATTTTGTACTGACAAGTCATCAGTAAGTACGACTGAAGGTTGTAGATCTAGCGCTAGTGCGATAATTGATATATCTGTATTAGATAGTTTTCTCTCTCTAGTAATATTCAATACCTTAATTACCTTTTCCAAACTTTTTGGAGAGGGTTTCATTATTATTACCTTTCCAGACGATATTGCGATTTCTAGGTTAAATCTAGAATATCTATCCTTAACTTCATTTATAACCTCCTGCGTAGTATATATTTTATCTAATGATAATTGAAGTCCAGCTAAAAACGCTGAGGTATCAAATATGATATGCATGTAGTACTTCTCCTATTAAGTCTAGTTTGAAAAATCTTAAGATTTTTGCCTTACGCTTTGAAGCCCTTACCATAATTTCTTGATTAGTTTTTATCAATGTCACTACTTCACCATCTACTACTACTCTTGCTGTTTGTGGATATCCCTTATCCTCTAGTCTTAAGACCAGAGGCTTGGGTGGTATTACAACTGATCTCAAATAGTAAAAAATTGGATTGACGAATATTATCTCTATTGCACTTAAATCTTTATATATTAGGGAGTTAGTTGCGGACATTCCCCATCCACTACTTCCTTGTGGTGTGGAAACTAAAACTCCATCCCCTTCTACTGATACTCTCTCCGTATCAAAACTTATTCCAACTTTTATGGCTTCTGGTCTATCATACAAGATACCTACTTCGTTGAATCCTAATTCTACCTTATCATTATATATCATTTCTAATAGCATGTATTCTTCCTCCTCATAATCTCCCTTTTTTAATCTCAAAAGAGCCTCCTCAACCTTATCTAACGGAACATCCATTAATAACCCTCTTCTACCTGCCTTTACAGCAATCACTGGTTTATTTTGCTTAACTGCTCTTAATAACGTTCCATCTCCACCTACTGCAATAACATAATCGTAATCCTTATCGACTACTTCAAAGCCCAATTTAGTACAAGTATTCTTAATTTTTTCTATGATGTTATCAAGTTGTGAAGTAGGTTTACTCACTATCTTAACTCTCATTTTGTTCACATATATACTTGAAAGTTATAATATTCTTCTCCTTTCCCCTAAGGCTGTATAGGAAAAATTTAATATCGTAATTTTTGAATCTTCCACTACAACAATGAAAGGCATAAGAATCATAGTCGCTAGAGTTATTTACTCTATACATTGGTTTTATCTCGCACCTCTAATACCTTTTCTCGCAAGTAAACTTAGTTTATCATTACAGATTGTTGGTTTAATTCCTTTTTCCTTCTTTTTAGGCTCTGGTATTATGCAAGTACCTTCTGCCTTTTTATCAACCAAAATAGGATTAAGGAACACTTTACTCTTAGGTCTAATTATAATGAGTATATCGCCATTATTAGTATCATTCTCATCTAGTTTTATTGAATTACTGATATTTTACCTAATAGACGGCGTTGGCGCTTCAATGTTCTTTTCAACTGGAGGTGGGATTTTAGCTTCATTAAATAGGGATTCCCCTGGTTTAGCTTTAGGTATATATAACGCCTCTTTTGCAGTTGGGGGACTTATAGGTTTAAATTGGTATACAATGTTTGGGGACTATTGGTCATTTTACATCTTGTCAATTTTAACATTTTTCTCACTTATTATTAATATAGATAACCCTAACCTAAAACCAAGTTGGAAAATAATTAGAGACAATAGAATCGTAATTCTAGGGATTTCAATAGCAGGAATATGGGGAGTTTATTATGTTATAGGCGAATTATATCCGACGTTTGCATATTATTATTTGCATCTAAATTTAGTTGATTCAGGTTTGTTTACATCTCTCTTGCTTATTTCCTCAGTTATAGGCGGAAGTTTAACATTTTTAGCAGATAGAAAGATCAAGAAGTTTAACCTCCTTATAATTTCCTCACTTTTAGGTTCAGTTCCTTCTCTTCTTCTCTATACAAAAATATATTTACTAGGTATAGTAATAACTGGTATTTTTAATGAACTAGCAATATCAGTGCTTTACTCAATAATAGCTAGTTTGCAAAGAGACGCAAATACGACCATGGGATTAGCCGTGGTTAATTCACTAAATATTTTAATTGGAATGAATTTTGAGCCTCTAGCCTCATATTCTGGCTATTACATGTGGATTGTCGTTAATATCATCGGACTAATACTCTTTTCACTTATAATGTTAATTAGACAGAATATCTCAATTTAACTCGTACTTGAAAGACTTTACTCTCATTGATCAACTCCAGATTTCCACTTTCGTTTAATAGGCGTATTTTAAAGACTTTCTGCTTTGGCCCACCATTTATTCTTATTGTTATCCAAGGGTTAACTCCATATACTAAAATGGATACTTTTCCATCTATTTTTACAGTTTTAGTACTTGAAGGTAACAACAATATTTCCTCCTCTCTGTAATTCCCCCCAACATATTTTGTACCCTCTGTTATAATGATATTATAATATCTAAACCATAAATAAGTCAGAATAGGTAACGGCAATGCTAATATTACTAAATCAAGTTGTGTCTGAAGACTCATATATAACTTTACGTTATTTGGTAATAAAAATTTGCACTAAGGTTTAAATAGTATAAATACTACAACCTAATAGGTGGTGTGTAAGTGAACGAATACGATATGGTTGTAATCGGTGGTGGGCCAGTAGGTCTATTTGGAACTTTTTATGCAGGATTAAGAGATATGAAAACGTTATTGATAGATGCTCAAGATGAGT of Sulfolobus sp. E5-1-F contains these proteins:
- a CDS encoding AMP-binding protein, which encodes MDYYTLYDLSLEKPENYWETFANKLSFFKKWEKVIEKNKQLPIAKWFVNGTTNIAYNSLNHAGKALIFYQEGKYKGDEVSFDELNNMSSMISGLLLDKGIRRGDRIAIYMPNSIHTIATILAAARLGVIYTLIFAGLGVNAITNRISDLEPKLVISADKTFRRGKEIKLYTSLANIVLPRDSQFDYSREYKEFEKIESNEPLKIMYTSGTTGKPKGVILPHGAWMVGDYTVFDLMFSLKSNDIVLTTADVGWITFSRIMYGTLMHGSTLAFMEGAPDYPPERLPKIIDELQPKVLFTSPTLLRTLQKLDVKLPRVEFIATAGEMMDETAWKYALRFSDKIADVYGQTELGYVIGYPYALDSVEPKIGYAGLPFPGAVMDTVDEYGKSLRGHVGHLIAKAPFPTQFIGIWKDEAKFLSYFEKFKAHDTGDLAIIDEKGYVKIVGRDDDMIKIAGHRITSGEVESVINSLEGVVESAAVGIPDEIKGEKLVVFYVGNIDEKTIVTKVREMLGPIYIIDKIYKVERLPKSRSGKIVRRVLRDLLLDKEIDETILEDPEILKEIKSEIKRSEGI
- a CDS encoding NOB1 family endonuclease — encoded protein: MHIIFDTSAFLAGLQLSLDKIYTTQEVINEVKDRYSRFNLEIAISSGKVIIMKPSPKSLEKVIKVLNITRERKLSNTDISIIALALDLQPSVVLTDDLSVQNTLKHLGIQFSSVKINKKVEKSFKFKYICIDCKREFNIDHRECPYCGGKVVKRKIME
- a CDS encoding NAD(+)/NADH kinase translates to MRVKIVSKPTSQLDNIIEKIKNTCTKLGFEVVDKDYDYVIAVGGDGTLLRAVKQNKPVIAVKAGRRGLLMDVPLDKVEEALLRLKKGDYEEEEYMLLEMIYNDKVELGFNEVGILYDRPEAIKVGISFDTERVSVEGDGVLVSTPQGSSGWGMSATNSLIYKDLSAIEIIFVNPIFYYLRSVVIPPKPLVLRLEDKGYPQTARVVVDGEVVTLIKTNQEIMVRASKRKAKILRFFKLDLIGEVLHAYHI
- a CDS encoding MFS transporter, with translation MKGIRIIVARVIYSIHWFYLAPLIPFLASKLSLSLQIVGLIPFSFFLGSGIMQVPSAFLSTKIGLRNTLLLGLIIMSISPLLVSFSSSFIELLIFYLIDGVGASMFFSTGGGILASLNRDSPGLALGIYNASFAVGGLIGLNWYTMFGDYWSFYILSILTFFSLIINIDNPNLKPSWKIIRDNRIVILGISIAGIWGVYYVIGELYPTFAYYYLHLNLVDSGLFTSLLLISSVIGGSLTFLADRKIKKFNLLIISSLLGSVPSLLLYTKIYLLGIVITGIFNELAISVLYSIIASLQRDANTTMGLAVVNSLNILIGMNFEPLASYSGYYMWIVVNIIGLILFSLIMLIRQNISI